The Thermoproteota archaeon genomic sequence TCCTCTCCACGACCTTCCTATCGACCAGATCCTTCAGCAGTCTGCTTATCTTTGGTTTAGAGAACCCGGTCAGCTCGGGGAGCTCCTCCTGCGACACCTCGCCCCTCTCCATGACGACCTCTATGAGCTTCCTCTCATCCACGGTGAAAAAGTCCATTATGTCGGAGGGACCCGGCTTGGGCCTCAGCCTGTAGATCAGGACCGCCACTGCCAGACCGGCAAGCAGACCGGTGAGGAGGGGGAGGGGGCTGAGTATCTCCCTCATTATGAACGAGGGTGACCATCCGCCTGAGAAGGGCTTGGTACCTCCTATCTCCCCAATGACCTCCACCTTGTACCCTTGAGATGTGAACTTAGCTGCCTCCTCCCTATCCAGGCTATTGCCTATCACCACCAAGCTCCTCACATCCTTGAGGTGCTCCCTCAGGGCCGCTTCAAATCCCTCGGGAGGCCTGCCGTCCATCGTGTAGATTATCGGGGCGTTCCTCTCCACGGCAACGGAGAGCGCTACCATGTAGTAGGAGGAATTGAGCCCGTCAGCCAGCACCACCGAATCGCAGTCGTTCCAGTAGTACATAGCTAGGAGGAGGGATGTGTCGAGCCTAGTTGCCCCTCCTATCCTGCTGACGGTCGCCCCCATCCCTCGTAGCTTCTCCTCGAACTCAATGGGGACGGCGTTAGGGGCACCTATTATGAGGATGCTCATTCCCTTACGGAACCTCATGAACCCGGAGAGGAGTTTGAGCACCTCTCCCTCGTTGTCCGCCGTTAGATGCATGACCCAAGATCCGTGGGTTATGCCATAGGCCATGGCCACCGCCCAATCGGTGTATATGTCCCCCCTAACGATCACTGCATCGAAGCGGATTGGTTGCCCCGAGATGGGTAGCAGAGGTATGATCAGGATGATCAGCAGGAGTATGGCGGGCCCGCCGGGACTCGAACCCGGGACCTCCGGCTCCGCAGGCCGGCGCTCTAATCCTTGCTGAGCTACGGGCCCGCTCATTTGAAACCCTCCGAGTGAGAGGAGCTTGTGGATTGAAAAAGGTTAGTGGATCACTTCCTCACGAGCTTGGTCTTCTTCAGCCGGAGGTTCTTGCTCCTGCACCTCCTGCATCTAGTAGCGCTTAGGGGATTTCTAGCGCCGCATTTCCTGCATATCTTGTATCCTAGCAAGGCTTTCATAGCCACACTCCTTTTGAATGGGTCTTCTATCGGCATTTCGATCTCCCAGCTAGGGGCATCGCACGGCTTGATAAAACTTTATGCCTGTAGATCATGGGATAGATCATGGGCTCGGGATTGAGGGAGAGGGTGCTCAGGGAGCTTAGTGGGCCGGAGGTGCTCCATCTCAGGGAGCTCTTGAGGAGGCTGGATGTCTCCATCTCCGAACTTAAGCCTGTACTGGAGGAGATGGTGAGAGAAGGGCTGGTCGAGAAGTTCTCTCATGGAGGATACACATTCTACAGGATAACCAGTGAGGGTAAGGGGTTCCTGCTTCAGATGGAGGCCGAGTCCCAACTCCCAAGTGAGGGGGTGGGGATAGGGGCGGAAGTGAATGAGGGTTCAGAAATAAGGATCGAAGAAGGTGAGAGTGAGGATACAGAGGGTGGAGGTCAGGTGGACGATTCGGGGACTTAGGCCAACCCCCTTTCCTTCATCACCTTCTCCAGTAGGGGAGCTATTTCGAATGGAGTCTTGGCCACCGGCACCCCGGCTTCCCTGAATGCCGCCTCCTTGCTCTCAACGGTACCCTGCCCTCCGGTTATTATGGCTCCCGCGTGTCCCATCCTCTTGCCGGGAGGAGCGGTCCTTCCAGCCACGTACGCTACCACCGGCTTGGGATAGTTCGTCTCTTTTATGTAACGAGCGGCCCTCTCCTCAGCATCTCCCCCGATCTCCCCTACCAAGACAACTGCCTTCGTTTCTGGATCCTCCTTGAATATCTCCAGCACCTCTATGAAGTTAAGTCCAGTTATCGGATCTCCACCTATGCCTATGGTAGTGCTTGATCCGTAGCCGTCCTCCTTGAGTGAGATGGAGATCTCATAGGTTAGGGTCCCGCTCCTCGAGACTATCCCGACCGGTCCAGGAGCAAAGGCATCGGCGGGCATTATCCCTATCTTCACCCTGCCAGGCGCGATTATACCGGGACAGTTGGGCCCTATTATTGTGGTTCCCTTGCTCTTCGCGTAACTCACGAACTTGGCCGTGTCGTGAACGGGTATGCCCTCCGTTATCACCACCACTAAGGGTATTCCGTTATCGACAGCCTCGATAACAGCATCCAAGGCGAAGGGGGCTGGCACGAATATTATGGAGGCGTCTATAGGTCCAGCCTCCTTAATCGCTTCCTCCACCGTGTCGAAGACCGGAACACCGTGGACCTCCGTTCCCGCCTTTCCTGGAGTAACCCCAGCGACCACGTTCGT encodes the following:
- a CDS encoding 50S ribosomal protein L40e; the encoded protein is MPIEDPFKRSVAMKALLGYKICRKCGARNPLSATRCRRCRSKNLRLKKTKLVRK
- the sucD gene encoding succinate--CoA ligase subunit alpha, which translates into the protein MAILVREGMKVLVQGITGRQGTIHTKLMLDYGTNVVAGVTPGKAGTEVHGVPVFDTVEEAIKEAGPIDASIIFVPAPFALDAVIEAVDNGIPLVVVITEGIPVHDTAKFVSYAKSKGTTIIGPNCPGIIAPGRVKIGIMPADAFAPGPVGIVSRSGTLTYEISISLKEDGYGSSTTIGIGGDPITGLNFIEVLEIFKEDPETKAVVLVGEIGGDAEERAARYIKETNYPKPVVAYVAGRTAPPGKRMGHAGAIITGGQGTVESKEAAFREAGVPVAKTPFEIAPLLEKVMKERGLA